In Halomicrobium zhouii, the sequence AAGCAGCCGCTCACGGCACCCGTATCGGGCGCTTGAGGAGGCTGGCACTCTCCAGGATATCCACCTCGCATCGTTTTTCATCTCTCCTCGCTCGTTTCTCGCGCGCGTACGCGCGGAAACTACATAAAATAAACAAGGACAATCGTGCCACGTCGGCAAGGCCGTCCCACCTCCGCCGGGTGAGTTTTCGACCCGCCCGAACGGAACCCTGTCTCCGATTATCACGCGGGATATTTTCGAGGGTGGATTTAATACTGGTAGTTCGAAACCAACTATTCAATGCCGATGATAGAAACGCTCTACGCGATATCCACGCTCGTCTTCGTCGTGGCGGGCCTCACGATGGTGGGGATGGCGATGCGGGCCTACGTCCAGACGTCTCGCCGCGCTATGTTGCACCTCTCGCTGGGCTTCTCGCTGGCCGTCGCCGGGGCGGCCGCGACCATGATCAGCGCGTTCATCACCGACTTCGACGGGGCCCGATCCCTGCTGTTCGTCAACAGCGGGCTCACGACCTTCGGGTACCTCTTCGTGATGTACAGCCTCGTCACGTACGACTGACTCTCGTCGACCGAACCGTCTCGACCTGACACAGCCAGACAGCCCGCCCCCTTCTCAGATATCGATCTTCGGAACGACAGAACCAGCCAATTCTGAATGGCTGTTTGAGACGTTCTATCGTCTATTATCGCTCGCTGATCCAAAGTTGGACACCACCACTATTTGTTATCATCCTCAATAACTGGCCAGATACCCTTATTAGGGGAAAGTAGAGAGTTGATAGCAGAGTCCGGACGGCATCGCGCCCCGGACGCATACGAGATAACCATGTTCGAGAAAATCGCAAACAACGAAGACCGAGGTCAGGTCGGTATCGGCACCCTCATCGTGTTCATCGCGATGGTGCTGGTCGCCGCGATCGCCGCGGGCGTCCTCATCAATACCGCCGGCTTCCTCCAGAGTAGCGCAGAAGAAACAGGCCAGCAGTCCAGTTCGCAGGTCACTGACCGGCTGCAGGTCGTGAGTACTGTTGGGTCAGTTGCTGACAATAGCGGCGACCCCGTCATCTCCGAAGTCGAGATCACTGTCAAACGTGCTCCCGGTGCCGATAACGTTGACCTCGAAACTACCATCGCTCAGTGGGTCGACAGCTCTTCTACGGCCGACCTGACCTGGGACGAAACCACTTCTGGTAATTACGACGCAGCTACGAACTTCACGAGTAGTACGTTCCAGGACGACGACAGCTCTATCAGCGAGAGTAACGTCCTAAACGACCCTGCTGACCGTGCGGTGCTCACCTTCAGCGCGGCAGACATCTCGAGCCCCGGTATCGACGAGGGTGAGACGGTCACCATCAAGCTGAACACCCAGTCCGGTGGTACGACCACCGCGACCATCAGCGCACCCGAGACGCTCTCCGGCAAGTCCACGGTCGCGCTGTAAACTGACGCCGCAGCTTTTCCGTTTTTTCACGTCACCCGATAGCACCAGCTGTAGCGCGCTCGAACGGGCGACGGAATTATAGCGGTGTATCACACACTGTAAGGCATGGCATCAGGGGAGGACAAACCGAACCCGGAGGATGGCCGCATCCTCTCCCCCGAAGAGCTCGACATCGACGACGACGAGCACGTCGAGCAGATCGACGACGGGCGGTACGTCGTCTC encodes:
- a CDS encoding DUF7521 family protein, encoding MIETLYAISTLVFVVAGLTMVGMAMRAYVQTSRRAMLHLSLGFSLAVAGAAATMISAFITDFDGARSLLFVNSGLTTFGYLFVMYSLVTYD
- a CDS encoding archaellin/type IV pilin N-terminal domain-containing protein, with the translated sequence MFEKIANNEDRGQVGIGTLIVFIAMVLVAAIAAGVLINTAGFLQSSAEETGQQSSSQVTDRLQVVSTVGSVADNSGDPVISEVEITVKRAPGADNVDLETTIAQWVDSSSTADLTWDETTSGNYDAATNFTSSTFQDDDSSISESNVLNDPADRAVLTFSAADISSPGIDEGETVTIKLNTQSGGTTTATISAPETLSGKSTVAL